The genomic segment ATCGTTTAGATAATACAAACCTCCGCAACCCGTATAATGAGAAAGTTTGAAGAACTATTGCAATTTAAAAGAAACTCTAATCAATACGATCATCATATTAATCCTGGGCGGAGCTTGCCTTGAGAATTTCATGGAGAGATGGAATCCATCTACAGTATAAAAATGTCGAAATGCTGCTTGACCCAATTATAAACATATGCAACCGAGCTCCAGTCTTTATTTCCCACGGTCACCATGACCATTCATTTGCCTTCAGGCTGAAAAATGCTTTAAAGTTCTCATCTATAGAAACGATGCATCTGGTCTCTGCTTTTGGGGCTAAAATTGAAAACTGGCAGCGGCTAACCCTTCACAAAAAAGTTATGATCGACGACATTGAAGTGATCCCAAGAAACTCTGGCCATGTTTTAGGGTCATATGAGTTCGAGATATGCTCGCCTGATGGAAGCATACTCTTCACTGGCGACTTTAACACTGAGTACACAAAAACTATGAGGCCAGCTGAACCCGTCCACTGCGATGTATTAATTCTTGAGGCAACCTTCGGTTCGCCGAGCTTTACTTTCCCTCCGAAAGAGAAAGTGGCAAATGAGATGGTTACTTGGGCTAAAAATATGATTAGAGAGGGAAAATGCCCGACCTTTCAAACGGATCCGCTTGGAAACGCTCAGGAAGTGACACGAATCTTCAATGAGGCCGGTATCCCGGTTGTAACACATTGGAAAGTAACACGTGTAAGCGATATTTATAGATCCTATGGTTATAAGTTGGAGTATGTAGACGAAAAGTCAGAGGATGCTAAAGAGATTATTGAGACCAAAAACTTTGTGTTTATAACCCCTAAAAATTATAATGTCAGAAATCGACGGGAATATGTCCCAGCGCTTGTTTCAGGCTGGGCTGTGTTTGCTAGGCGCGAAGCATTCCCCCTAAGCGATCACGCAGACTTCCCGAATCTTATAAAATTTGTCGAAGAATGCAAACCTAAAGTTTTGCTTACTTGCCATGGCGAGAAGTATGATGAATGCTTCGCTCGTTACGTAGAAAGTAAACTCAAGATAAGGGCTTATCCAATCCATTTAATTCCCACCTATATTACCCGTGAAGGATAGCGGCCTCTAATGATCTGAAGTAGACCGTTAATATCTGCAGCCATTTGAAACCGATAGGTTTAAGTTCTATGGACACCGTCTAAATAAAAAATATTGTAAACTATGGAGCGAATCTAAGGAAATGAGTAACATAGAGAAAATCATCTTTTCAAGCCAGCCTGAAGACCTTGAGTTTCCACCCCCCAGCTTAGATCATAGCCACCATGTCGTCTACCTCACATTGAAAGGTCACACCAGGCTAGCTGCAGACCATCTACTCCATCAGGAGATGCGTGGAAGACTAGTAGAAACTTTGCAAAACGTGGTCCGCCAATTGAATTTTGTCTTTAACGTTAGTTTGCTAAACGGCTTCAATGAGAGGGAGATCTTGATCTGCGGAAGGGCTTATGATACGCTTCTGAATATGGCTCTAAACTTTTACGGTTTTGAAAGAAAAATCGTTGGTTTCTCGGAGAAGGAGGTGGATGAAGCCTTAGAAATCATAGTTAGGACATTAGAAGATTGGGAAAGGCTTGAGAGAGAGGAACTCTTTAATGGCAAAGAAGCATTGATTGCAAGGACTGTTGTTAAAGAAAACCTTAATGAAATGGAGAGGGTGATGCAGAAGGTCTATAGACCTCCTGGTGCAATGGTTGCTTACATTGCTAAGGAGATTGAGAAAAAAATAGATGAAAAAAATATTCTGAAATCCTTTCTAGAAGCGGCAAAGGAGAGTATTAGGAGCAATATCTATTACAAGGCTTCAGAGTTAGGTATCTGCAAGTTTGGGAACGATTATGCTTTAGGGCTCAGATGGCTCAGGCACTTGGGATTCGTGCAAGTATCAACGAATCCGTCTTTGGCGGCAATCGCCTATGATGATGATCCAAGCCAATGGGAGGGATACAAGGGTGAAAACTTGTGCGTAGACTTCAAAACGATACTTAGGCTTCATCCTGAATTGATGAAAAATCCTGGCGAAAGAGGAGATGAACTCGCAGCATATGCAACTGAAGTGAGTATATGGAGGAACTTGACAGTTTTTAGACCTATTGCGATCGCTTCTGGCATGCTTCACGGCATGATCAGCTTACAATTAAACCCTCTCGTAGCAGATAGCTATGAGAAAAGTATGCAATACGCCCTCAAGTTCTACTCGGATGCCGAGGAATTTCTGAAGAAGTATGACGCTTACCTTTTATGGGGATACTCGAATTATCTTGAGAGAGGAAGACCTAACATTGTATTCAAGGTTGCCGGGAGCTCACCTGCTGCGATAGAAATAACTAGAAAACTTGAAAGTCTGGGAATAGGAACAAATAATACAGTGACATTCACAGTGTCACAGGAAGTAGAACTCATATTGGCTAAAATAGACGGCAGAGCGGAAGCCATCAGAAAGGGGATCCCGCTCACAACCGTTTACGAAACTAATATGGGTGGAAGACTCGACGACCACATCCGCGAAGTACAAGCTGAAAAAATCATTCTTGAAGGGCTAAAGAAATCAAAAGACCGAGAAGAATCCCTGCGAAAACTTGCAGAGGCGCTGAATGCATGGAACGAGATAAAAGACCTACCAACAATTGAGGAAAAAGTTGTTGCACTTAGCAGCCGAAAATACCTAAACCCAATAAACAAAGAACCTTTGATCAAGTTCCTAGCCGAGAACGGCATTTTCTCCACTAAAATAGAGGAAGTTAAGAGAGAGTTAGATATGCTTGAGAATGACATTGAATATTGCGGCATCCTAGTAACCAAGAGGGTGTATGAAATATTCTTTTCCTCTACCAATAGACCCAAGTGGATCAAATATATACAGGCCCGTTACGGACTAACGAAAGAGCAAGCTGAAATGGTGATTGGAAGAATTGATGTCTTACCAGCTTCAAAGAGACACCCAAAGGAAACCCTACTTACCTTCGCAGATAAAAACATGACTCACACAGAATTTCCAAATCATCAGATGAATGTATTGAATGTCAGCCTTAGTCCAGATTTCAATATTGAAAAGTTTCGTGAATCCGTTAATATGGATGTTGATCCCAAAATTTTGGAAAGATTAACCAGTAAGTGGGGTGATATAAGAGATGAGTTCATTCGAGCTTATGAGTTAACGCCATCCCAACTATCAATACTTGAGACGGTCGGAATACTGAATCCTAAGAGATATGGCGAGAGAGGTGTTCCCCCTGAAGAATGGTCTATTTTCGGTTCAACAGTAAAGACAATGAAGGAATTCTCCTCAAGCTACGAGTTATTTAAGAAAAGGTGCATCGAGTTCGCAAAGAAGTTTTCCTCAGAGATTGGAATAAGATAAACTCTCTATAACTGACCAGTATCACAAAGGTGGAAAAATTGCAATCTCATATTTATAAGGCAAAGAAGATGCGAAAAGGATATACAAATATTGTTGGTCCTCAAAACTCTGAACTGAGATACATAGAGTTTGGCATATTGTTTCTGCCTGAGGTAGGTGACAAGTTCGAGGGTAGAACAGAAAGTAACGAGGTAGTCCTCACAATCTTTACTGGGAAATGTTCAATTCAAGCATGGAGGAATTCCTTTAACATTGACTTTCGAAGCATAGGCGAAAGAAGCGATGTTTTCTCTGGAAGAGCAACGGCTGTTTACCTTCCACCCAAAACAGAATATAGTGTAGTAGCTGAAACACCGAGATTAGAGATTGGAGTTTCCGGGGCCAGGAGTAGTATAGAAGGTGTACCCACATTAGTTAAGCCGGTGGATGTTATAGAAAGGACTGTCGGAGCATTGAATTGGACAAGAAAAGTATACACGATAATAGGAGAGAATGTGAAGGCTGAGAGAATTCTCGTTGGGGAGACTATTAATCCTCCGGGAAACTGGTCCAGTTGCCCACCGCACAAGCATGACAGAAAAACTTTTGAAGAAGCCCCGCTGGAAGAGGTCTACTTCTATAAGATCAAACCTGAACAGGGATTTGGTCTACAAAGAATCTATAGCTCACCTGAAGATGATGAACCTTTCGATGTGGTTTATGTTGTGGAGAACAATGATACAATAGTTATCCCGCGAGGATACCATCCGGTTGCGGCTGCACCTGGCTACCGCTTATATTATCTTTGGACGCTTGCTGGGGATGAGAGAAGATACGGTGCCTGGACCGATGACCCCAAGCATAGCTGGCTTAGAAAGCATGAGCTAATGTTGCGTGAATTCTTAACATAAGGTTTAATAGTAGAATTTGGCGTTATCACTGTTCACTCAGTCTTTCTCTTATAATTTTCGCCGCCTCTTTCACCACATTTTCAAAGTTCCCGACACAATTAACCCCTGCAGCTGTAGAATGCCCCCCTCCCATACCATTTAAACATTCGCCGAGTGGTTTAGCCAAGTCTCTGCCAAGGTGGAATCCTGTTTCTTTATAAAATTGTTGATCAGATCGAATGCTAATCTGCAAAGTTCCCTTCTTTTGACCAGCAACTATCGCCACATGCGCGCCCATATCCACAAGAGCCCTAGAGGCTGAAGCTTGATAAGAACGAACATGAGAGAAGACTATAAGCCATTTTCCAAGTCGCATCAATTCAAGTCTTTTACAAGCTTTCAAACGTGCAATACGTTCAGATATGTCCATTTTAACAGAGAGTCTTGAAAGGACTTCTCGTGCATCGACGCCAACGTCAACAAGGTCAGCTATTATCTTAAAAGTACTTGAATTTGCCAGAGTGAAATGCTTAGTGTCAAACGCTATTCCTAGAATGAGCGCTTCCGCCTCGGTTTTCGAGGGCTTAATACCCAGGCTTTTGAAGAATGTGTATATTATTTCGCATGTTGATGATGATTTTTCATCCGATACTATTAGGGCTGCAATTTTCTCAGTCTCATGGTGAATTGCATGATGATCAATGACGATAAGAGGAGATTTTGATTCTTTAATTTTTTCTTTCCATCCTCCCAGCTGCTGAATCGTATTCGTATCCACCATTATAATAAGGTCCACGAGCTCGAGATCGAATTCTTCAGCCTCTAGTTCAACATAATTGATAGGTATGAAGTTGCATACCTCTTTTGACAGTTTGCTTACGCCTTCTGGACAGACAATCTGGATATTAGCCCCTTCAATCAGCCGCCTCAACAACTGTGAAAACACGTACGCTGAACATATGGCATCTGGATCGGCATTCTGATGGCAGAGAATTATAATTGACTCAACTTTGGATTTACCAATCAGGGACTTGATGTCTTGAATTGACATCCCATCTTCCTCAAGTATTTCTCCACGGCTGCGAATGCGGCTCCCGTGGATTCGTTGACCAATCTTTTAACATCTATCCCTTTACAAAGCGGCGAGAGTGTTAACTCCACCTCCACTTCAATGTTTAAGTCTTCTACTTTATCGATGTCAACCGAAACAGTTAGGTCGGAAATGTTATTCGCGGGTATTTTGGATAGAATGGCTCTTCGAGCGGCTTCCTCCGCTACCTCGGATATTTTCTCTAAATCCTCTTGAGTTAGCTCCGATACATTTGAATCGGCCAAGCACTTTCACCGATTCACGCGGGAGATAGTGGGCGCAGGTCTTTCTGTAGTTTTTCTGAGAGCTCTT from the Candidatus Bathyarchaeota archaeon genome contains:
- a CDS encoding MBL fold metallo-hydrolase, giving the protein MRISWRDGIHLQYKNVEMLLDPIINICNRAPVFISHGHHDHSFAFRLKNALKFSSIETMHLVSAFGAKIENWQRLTLHKKVMIDDIEVIPRNSGHVLGSYEFEICSPDGSILFTGDFNTEYTKTMRPAEPVHCDVLILEATFGSPSFTFPPKEKVANEMVTWAKNMIREGKCPTFQTDPLGNAQEVTRIFNEAGIPVVTHWKVTRVSDIYRSYGYKLEYVDEKSEDAKEIIETKNFVFITPKNYNVRNRREYVPALVSGWAVFARREAFPLSDHADFPNLIKFVEECKPKVLLTCHGEKYDECFARYVESKLKIRAYPIHLIPTYITREG
- the iolB gene encoding 5-deoxy-glucuronate isomerase, encoding MQSHIYKAKKMRKGYTNIVGPQNSELRYIEFGILFLPEVGDKFEGRTESNEVVLTIFTGKCSIQAWRNSFNIDFRSIGERSDVFSGRATAVYLPPKTEYSVVAETPRLEIGVSGARSSIEGVPTLVKPVDVIERTVGALNWTRKVYTIIGENVKAERILVGETINPPGNWSSCPPHKHDRKTFEEAPLEEVYFYKIKPEQGFGLQRIYSSPEDDEPFDVVYVVENNDTIVIPRGYHPVAAAPGYRLYYLWTLAGDERRYGAWTDDPKHSWLRKHELMLREFLT
- a CDS encoding DHH family phosphoesterase, whose amino-acid sequence is MSIQDIKSLIGKSKVESIIILCHQNADPDAICSAYVFSQLLRRLIEGANIQIVCPEGVSKLSKEVCNFIPINYVELEAEEFDLELVDLIIMVDTNTIQQLGGWKEKIKESKSPLIVIDHHAIHHETEKIAALIVSDEKSSSTCEIIYTFFKSLGIKPSKTEAEALILGIAFDTKHFTLANSSTFKIIADLVDVGVDAREVLSRLSVKMDISERIARLKACKRLELMRLGKWLIVFSHVRSYQASASRALVDMGAHVAIVAGQKKGTLQISIRSDQQFYKETGFHLGRDLAKPLGECLNGMGGGHSTAAGVNCVGNFENVVKEAAKIIRERLSEQ
- a CDS encoding DUF3194 domain-containing protein, yielding MADSNVSELTQEDLEKISEVAEEAARRAILSKIPANNISDLTVSVDIDKVEDLNIEVEVELTLSPLCKGIDVKRLVNESTGAAFAAVEKYLRKMGCQFKTSSP